A stretch of Spirosoma oryzicola DNA encodes these proteins:
- a CDS encoding glycosyltransferase family 2 protein, whose protein sequence is MADVSVIILTHNEEKHIARCLQSLHPFTDKVFIVDSFSTDRTVEIARSLGAVVVQNPWVNYAMQFNYGIDNTPFKTTWLMRMDADEYVLPELAAEINQRLATLSHDVSGIYVKRRVLFFDKWIRHGAYYPIWLLRLWRRQQGICEETWMDEHIKLSQGKSIQFQHDLVDHNLNNLTWWTQKHNNYAIREVIDLLNIKYNFDKTQRVEPKLFGSQEQRVRYLKIQYASLPLFTRPFLYFFYRYFVRLGFLDGRRGLVWHFLQGLWYRFLVDAKMFEVYFHAGRDKQAIIEFFRTHYGKDLSPNNRP, encoded by the coding sequence ATGGCCGACGTATCAGTCATAATTTTAACGCATAACGAGGAAAAACACATTGCCCGGTGCTTGCAGAGCCTGCATCCCTTTACTGACAAAGTATTTATTGTCGACTCGTTTTCAACCGACCGAACCGTCGAAATTGCTCGTTCGCTCGGTGCAGTTGTTGTACAGAACCCCTGGGTTAATTACGCGATGCAGTTCAACTACGGCATTGATAATACGCCGTTTAAGACGACCTGGCTGATGCGGATGGATGCGGATGAGTATGTACTACCTGAATTAGCGGCTGAAATCAATCAGCGTCTGGCGACGTTATCACATGATGTGTCGGGCATATACGTTAAGCGACGAGTTCTTTTTTTCGACAAATGGATACGGCATGGTGCTTACTATCCAATCTGGCTGCTGCGGCTATGGCGCCGTCAGCAAGGTATCTGCGAGGAAACCTGGATGGACGAACACATTAAGTTATCACAAGGTAAATCCATTCAGTTTCAGCACGATCTGGTTGATCATAATCTGAACAACCTTACTTGGTGGACACAAAAACATAACAATTATGCCATCCGGGAAGTCATTGATTTATTGAACATTAAATACAATTTCGACAAGACGCAACGAGTCGAACCTAAATTATTTGGCTCGCAGGAACAACGAGTCCGTTACCTAAAAATACAATATGCGTCATTACCTTTGTTTACCAGACCGTTTTTGTATTTTTTCTATCGGTACTTTGTTCGACTAGGGTTTCTGGATGGAAGACGAGGATTAGTTTGGCACTTTTTGCAAGGACTTTGGTACCGTTTCTTGGTAGACGCCAAAATGTTCGAAGTGTATTTTCACGCTGGACGAGACAAACAGGCAATTATCGAATTTTTCAGAACGCATTATGGCAAAGACCTCAGCCCAAACAACCGACCCTGA
- a CDS encoding WcaF family extracellular polysaccharide biosynthesis acetyltransferase, protein MAKTSAQTTDPEKAVGRTDLSVYDISWYKPGPRWKIILWFLVNSVTLNTYLPIPIAIKRFILKLFGAKLGVGVVIKPAVNIKYPWFLRVGNHVWIGEQVWIDNLSEVVIGDHSCLSQGALILTGNHNYRRSTFDLTSQPITIDDGVWIGAKAVVCPGVRCHSHSVLAVNSVATRSLEEYGIYQGNPAVWVRKRDIAA, encoded by the coding sequence ATGGCAAAGACCTCAGCCCAAACAACCGACCCTGAGAAGGCAGTCGGCCGCACGGATCTGTCGGTTTATGATATTAGTTGGTATAAGCCCGGTCCGCGCTGGAAAATCATTTTATGGTTTCTGGTAAACTCGGTTACGCTCAATACATATCTGCCTATTCCTATTGCCATCAAACGATTTATCTTGAAACTGTTTGGGGCAAAATTAGGCGTTGGCGTAGTTATCAAGCCTGCCGTCAACATCAAATACCCTTGGTTTCTGCGGGTAGGCAATCACGTCTGGATTGGCGAACAGGTATGGATTGACAATTTAAGCGAGGTTGTGATCGGCGATCATAGCTGCCTGTCTCAAGGTGCTCTTATTTTGACAGGCAACCATAATTATCGGCGATCCACTTTTGATCTAACAAGCCAACCTATTACAATTGACGACGGCGTCTGGATCGGTGCTAAAGCGGTAGTCTGCCCAGGGGTACGTTGTCATTCGCATTCGGTTTTGGCGGTTAATTCGGTAGCTACCCGTTCGCTGGAAGAATACGGAATCTATCAGGGTAACCCGGCGGTCTGGGTTCGTAAACGAGACATTGCAGCGTGA
- a CDS encoding glycosyltransferase family 2 protein gives MKVSIITVVFNGAEHIRDCIESVLNQTYTDIEYIVVDGKSTDGTVDIIRSYGTKIARFVSEPDKGLYDAMNKGIGMATGDVIGLLNADDFYRHDRVIDNMVATFVRTNSDAVYGDMIYVDRLDSQKLKRYWRSGWYRDNAFLWGWMPGHLSFFAKRWLYEKHGLFRLDMKSAADYELMLRFIHKNKAKLAYMDEVTIVMRAGGISNSSLKNRIRANQEDRIAWELNGLTPYFFTLWLKPLRKLKQYITKPPAIPTTTVK, from the coding sequence GTGAAAGTATCTATCATTACGGTTGTCTTCAACGGAGCCGAACACATCCGGGATTGCATCGAATCAGTCCTGAACCAGACATATACAGATATAGAGTATATCGTTGTAGACGGAAAATCGACAGATGGAACTGTTGACATTATTCGCTCTTATGGTACAAAAATTGCTCGATTTGTATCTGAACCGGATAAAGGGTTATATGATGCAATGAATAAAGGCATTGGCATGGCTACCGGCGACGTGATTGGCTTGCTCAATGCGGATGATTTTTACCGGCATGATCGGGTTATTGACAACATGGTTGCTACGTTTGTCCGGACAAACAGCGATGCGGTTTATGGCGACATGATTTATGTAGACCGACTTGATAGTCAAAAGCTTAAGCGTTACTGGCGTTCAGGCTGGTATCGGGACAATGCTTTTTTGTGGGGCTGGATGCCCGGCCATCTGTCGTTTTTTGCCAAACGATGGTTGTACGAAAAACACGGTCTTTTCCGACTCGACATGAAGAGTGCCGCCGATTATGAATTGATGTTACGCTTTATTCACAAAAACAAAGCCAAGCTGGCTTATATGGACGAAGTGACGATTGTTATGCGGGCGGGTGGTATTAGCAATAGCAGCCTTAAAAACAGGATTCGGGCCAATCAGGAAGACCGAATCGCCTGGGAACTGAATGGATTGACTCCTTATTTTTTCACCTTATGGCTAAAACCATTGCGCAAACTAAAACAATACATTACCAAACCCCCAGCCATACCGACAACTACGGTTAAGTAG
- a CDS encoding MraY family glycosyltransferase: MNLDLLIAYLQNKMTDELFKLGLYQCILSFLVACFVSVVSIPVVIKISELKSLMEKPGERRAHSTPTPTFGGIAIYAAVLIAYFLWPSIDQTDVYRTNLSVAGMTILFFIGIKDDLVGIDPNKKIIFQILAAMILIFFGDLRVDYLYGIMGFHHIAEIVGILLTCFIFIALTNAINLIDGIDGLAGGIATIASGTFGAWFLLTNHFAMACLAFTLTGALLGFLRFNFSKTSKIFMGNTGSLIIGFMLAFFAVRFVNLNASYRFEPTAFFNAPIIAIVILIVPIFDTLRVFLVRILARRSPFSADRNHMHHILLDNGLSHAQATAVLCGASLANTLLFFLLHRNITNTQSLLILGGLFGVYMIASFSLKMRAMYVSTHPRRRRAVLRRELQSGIIGRRIVDYL; encoded by the coding sequence ATGAATCTCGATCTATTAATTGCTTACCTACAGAATAAGATGACCGATGAACTGTTCAAGCTCGGCTTGTATCAGTGCATTCTTTCTTTTCTGGTAGCCTGTTTTGTATCTGTCGTATCGATTCCGGTCGTCATAAAGATTTCCGAGCTTAAATCGCTCATGGAAAAACCGGGAGAACGCCGTGCACACTCCACCCCTACACCAACATTCGGTGGTATCGCTATTTATGCTGCCGTTCTGATTGCTTACTTCCTATGGCCTAGCATTGACCAGACGGATGTATACCGGACAAATTTGTCAGTGGCGGGGATGACTATCCTGTTTTTCATTGGTATTAAGGATGATCTGGTAGGGATCGATCCCAACAAAAAAATTATATTCCAGATTCTGGCGGCAATGATTCTGATTTTTTTCGGCGATCTGCGCGTCGATTACCTGTACGGAATCATGGGTTTCCACCACATCGCCGAAATTGTTGGCATCCTGTTGACGTGCTTCATTTTTATCGCGCTCACCAATGCTATTAACCTTATCGACGGTATTGATGGATTGGCGGGTGGTATTGCGACCATTGCCAGCGGCACATTTGGGGCGTGGTTTTTACTGACTAACCACTTCGCGATGGCTTGCTTAGCCTTTACACTGACCGGAGCACTGCTAGGCTTTTTGCGGTTTAACTTCTCGAAGACCAGTAAAATCTTCATGGGCAATACAGGCTCCCTGATTATCGGTTTCATGCTGGCTTTTTTCGCCGTTCGTTTTGTCAATCTAAACGCTTCTTACCGCTTCGAACCTACAGCTTTCTTCAATGCGCCCATCATCGCCATCGTTATTCTGATTGTCCCCATATTTGATACATTGCGCGTGTTTCTGGTGCGCATTCTTGCACGTCGCTCACCGTTCTCCGCCGACCGCAACCACATGCACCATATCTTACTGGATAATGGCCTTTCTCACGCTCAGGCTACGGCTGTACTTTGCGGAGCATCACTGGCAAACACCCTGCTGTTTTTTCTGCTACACCGCAATATCACAAATACCCAATCCCTGCTGATTTTAGGAGGTTTGTTTGGGGTTTATATGATTGCAAGCTTTTCGCTGAAGATGCGAGCTATGTACGTATCAACCCACCCACGTCGTCGCCGGGCGGTTTTACGTCGGGAGCTGCAAAGTGGCATCATTGGCCGTCGTATCGTAGACTACCTATAG
- the sufC gene encoding Fe-S cluster assembly ATPase SufC: MLSISNLQAFIGDKQILKGLDLQVNAGEVHAIMGPNGAGKSTLASVLAGREDYEVTGGSVLFDGKDLLEMSPEDRAAEGIFLAFQYPVEIPGVSTTNFLKTAMNEIRKYRGQEPLDAVQFLKLMKEKMKLVNIDQSLLSRSLNEGFSGGEKKRNEIFQMAMLEPKLAILDETDSGLDIDALRIVADGVNKLRSPERATIVVTHYQRLLDYIVPDYVHVLYKGRIVKSGPKELALELEEKGYDWIKAEAI; this comes from the coding sequence ATGTTATCGATCAGCAATTTACAAGCCTTTATTGGCGACAAACAAATACTAAAAGGTCTCGACCTGCAAGTTAATGCCGGTGAAGTCCACGCAATTATGGGTCCAAACGGGGCTGGTAAGAGCACGTTGGCATCCGTTCTGGCAGGTCGTGAGGACTACGAAGTAACGGGCGGTAGTGTGTTGTTTGATGGCAAAGATCTCCTGGAGATGTCCCCTGAAGATCGGGCGGCAGAAGGAATTTTCTTGGCGTTTCAGTATCCGGTCGAAATTCCGGGTGTGAGTACGACCAACTTTCTGAAAACAGCCATGAACGAGATTCGCAAATATCGGGGGCAGGAGCCACTCGATGCGGTGCAGTTCCTGAAGTTGATGAAAGAGAAGATGAAACTCGTCAACATCGACCAGTCGCTCCTGAGCCGATCGCTAAACGAAGGCTTTTCGGGAGGAGAAAAAAAGCGGAACGAAATTTTCCAAATGGCCATGCTCGAACCTAAGCTGGCTATTCTGGATGAGACGGATTCGGGATTGGATATCGACGCATTGCGGATTGTAGCTGATGGGGTCAACAAACTTCGTTCGCCGGAACGGGCTACTATCGTTGTTACCCACTACCAGCGCTTACTGGACTACATTGTTCCAGACTATGTGCACGTATTGTACAAAGGCCGCATCGTTAAGTCGGGACCTAAAGAACTGGCTCTTGAGCTGGAAGAAAAAGGGTACGACTGGATCAAAGCCGAAGCAATATAG
- the sufD gene encoding Fe-S cluster assembly protein SufD, which translates to MNPSYASYNEFKNQLLAAFRTNEERMNGESKTPLHQLRRAALNQFDLLGFPTIRHEEWKYSNVSGLFKEAFDLESPTTLTTEDLVPLEIPNLDGNILYFVNGRYQPELSRIISPSEQVQISSFAEATKANPDLVGSHFARYADYQDNAFTALNTALASDGVVIHVPANKTVEQPIILRFVTDARQQNIASQPRNLIIVGENAEVTVAESYRTLGDRSSFVNVVTEIALDREARMQYYKVQDESEKAYHIGTTQVSQTDSSHFYSATVTLNGNFIRNNLNIVLNGQHAEAFMYGLYMPNGRQHIDNHTLVDHAMPNSYSSELYKGILDDNSTGVFNGKIYVRPDAQKTNAYQSCKNVVLSLGASMNTKPQLEIFADDVKCSHGTTTGQLNDEALFYMRSRGIPKDEARTLLLYAFSQDVLSQIKIQPIREYLERVVTEKLTK; encoded by the coding sequence ATGAATCCTTCTTACGCATCATATAACGAATTTAAAAACCAGCTCCTGGCCGCTTTTCGAACCAACGAAGAGCGCATGAACGGAGAAAGTAAAACCCCGTTGCACCAGCTTCGCCGGGCGGCTTTAAACCAGTTCGATCTGTTGGGCTTTCCGACCATTCGACACGAAGAATGGAAGTATTCCAACGTTAGTGGGTTGTTCAAGGAAGCTTTTGACCTCGAAAGTCCGACTACGCTCACTACAGAAGACCTAGTCCCACTGGAGATACCCAATCTGGATGGTAATATTCTGTACTTTGTCAATGGTCGCTATCAACCCGAACTTTCGCGGATTATCAGCCCCTCAGAACAAGTACAGATTTCAAGTTTTGCAGAAGCGACAAAAGCAAATCCTGATCTGGTAGGTTCGCATTTCGCTCGTTATGCCGACTATCAGGACAACGCATTCACGGCTCTCAATACGGCTTTGGCCAGCGATGGTGTCGTGATTCACGTACCTGCCAACAAGACGGTTGAGCAACCTATCATTTTACGCTTTGTCACGGATGCCCGACAGCAGAATATCGCGTCTCAACCACGTAACCTCATCATCGTCGGTGAGAACGCAGAGGTAACCGTAGCAGAATCGTACAGAACGCTTGGCGATCGTTCCAGCTTTGTCAATGTCGTGACGGAGATTGCGCTGGACCGTGAAGCGCGGATGCAGTATTACAAAGTCCAGGACGAGAGTGAGAAAGCTTACCACATCGGTACAACACAGGTAAGCCAGACCGACAGTAGTCATTTTTATTCGGCTACCGTCACGCTTAACGGCAACTTCATCCGTAACAATCTCAATATTGTTCTCAACGGTCAGCACGCCGAAGCATTTATGTACGGCCTTTACATGCCGAACGGGCGTCAGCATATCGACAACCACACGCTTGTTGACCACGCTATGCCTAATTCGTACAGCAGTGAGTTGTACAAAGGCATTCTTGACGACAATAGTACGGGGGTCTTTAACGGCAAGATTTACGTACGGCCCGATGCCCAGAAAACCAATGCCTACCAATCGTGTAAAAACGTGGTGTTGTCTTTGGGAGCGTCCATGAACACCAAACCGCAGCTGGAAATTTTTGCCGACGACGTGAAGTGCTCTCACGGCACGACGACGGGTCAGCTTAACGACGAAGCGCTGTTTTATATGCGGTCGCGGGGTATTCCAAAAGACGAAGCAAGAACGTTACTTCTTTACGCCTTCTCGCAGGATGTACTAAGCCAGATCAAGATTCAACCTATTCGGGAATACCTGGAACGGGTTGTAACAGAAAAGCTAACTAAGTAA
- a CDS encoding esterase-like activity of phytase family protein, giving the protein MRTLLFISCWLFINTFTLGQSIRFTFEGDSTTLPFVRDSLRGISGLEIIPATGDWHFVSDRGWHFTFTSIHKIGDLSDGARVKAAQKTPFWFESIRYNAQDSTYFWTDEHEFVTSLHYGKTIGNDDCKLLIKIPLPGSNKGLEGIALTPSGTLWVAPEAGWEGQTQLNQDTISFIRYADPQVADPIAERYKYRIDRCPFAQGEERLGGISEILAVDDQRLLVLERCYDAAQKRVTAKLYLATLDTTAKTLQKQLAFDFNTQFPGIVCNLEAMAWADAQKQTLVLVADDNFRRQGTLRNQIILLQRR; this is encoded by the coding sequence ATGAGAACACTCTTATTTATTTCTTGCTGGCTTTTCATCAATACGTTTACGCTTGGTCAAAGCATACGCTTCACATTCGAGGGAGATTCAACCACACTGCCATTCGTTCGGGATAGTCTGCGAGGAATTTCCGGACTTGAAATAATACCCGCTACTGGTGATTGGCATTTTGTCAGCGATAGAGGCTGGCACTTTACGTTCACATCCATCCATAAAATCGGAGACTTAAGTGACGGTGCCCGTGTTAAGGCTGCTCAGAAAACCCCATTTTGGTTTGAAAGCATCCGCTACAACGCCCAGGACAGCACTTATTTCTGGACGGACGAGCATGAATTTGTAACTTCGCTTCATTACGGAAAAACAATCGGTAATGACGATTGCAAATTACTGATAAAGATCCCTCTTCCTGGTTCGAACAAAGGACTTGAAGGAATAGCATTGACACCTTCCGGCACTCTTTGGGTAGCCCCTGAAGCAGGTTGGGAAGGCCAAACGCAACTAAATCAGGACACGATCAGCTTTATCCGGTATGCGGACCCACAGGTTGCTGATCCCATTGCCGAGCGGTACAAATACAGAATTGATCGTTGCCCGTTCGCGCAGGGAGAAGAGCGGTTAGGCGGTATTTCGGAAATACTCGCTGTTGATGATCAGCGTTTACTAGTATTAGAACGCTGCTATGATGCCGCACAAAAACGTGTAACAGCTAAATTGTACCTGGCTACCTTGGACACAACGGCCAAAACGTTACAGAAACAGCTGGCTTTCGATTTCAATACTCAGTTTCCCGGAATCGTTTGTAACTTGGAGGCAATGGCTTGGGCGGATGCTCAGAAACAAACACTTGTTTTGGTTGCAGATGATAATTTTCGTCGGCAAGGAACATTGCGAAATCAGATTATCCTACTTCAACGGCGCTGA
- a CDS encoding polysaccharide biosynthesis/export family protein yields MGGSLGGCTSAKKLVYFQETTTRDDTVTIPEPFIPTIKKGDLLSVQVSSLNPEASTYFNPSAMAEASVVPNTTNQLTRASGYLVGQDGTIKLPLIGQLTVVDLTTAKAGELISSRLKSYLKEPTVNVRNLNFRISVLGEVARPSLFTIPSEQITLPEALGLAGDLTIYGRRDNVLIIREQGNQRVFARIDLTRRDAFRSPYYTLHPNDVVYIEPAKVRVTSVDRAYQLAPIITGILSIIAIIATRP; encoded by the coding sequence TTGGGGGGTTCTCTAGGAGGCTGTACGTCGGCTAAGAAATTAGTCTACTTTCAGGAAACGACCACCCGCGACGATACGGTGACAATACCGGAACCATTTATTCCTACCATTAAGAAAGGCGATTTGCTGTCGGTTCAGGTTAGTAGCCTCAATCCCGAAGCATCAACCTATTTTAATCCTTCAGCCATGGCTGAAGCTAGCGTAGTCCCTAACACGACCAATCAGCTAACGAGGGCGTCTGGTTATTTAGTTGGCCAAGATGGTACCATAAAACTACCTCTGATCGGCCAATTGACAGTAGTCGACCTTACGACCGCCAAAGCTGGTGAGTTAATCAGCAGTCGGCTTAAGTCTTACCTGAAAGAACCAACTGTCAACGTACGAAATCTTAATTTCAGAATCTCGGTACTTGGTGAAGTAGCACGGCCATCGCTCTTTACGATCCCCAGCGAGCAGATCACATTACCTGAAGCGCTGGGCTTAGCAGGTGATCTAACGATTTACGGCCGCCGTGATAACGTCTTGATCATTCGGGAGCAGGGCAATCAGCGCGTTTTTGCCCGCATTGACCTGACCCGACGCGACGCCTTTCGGTCGCCTTATTACACGCTGCACCCCAACGATGTGGTTTATATTGAGCCAGCTAAGGTGCGTGTTACCAGCGTAGACAGAGCCTATCAACTTGCCCCAATCATAACGGGGATTTTATCAATTATTGCCATCATAGCAACCCGCCCTTAA
- a CDS encoding GumC family protein yields MASKSAHSYANYQVVESQESPLRTYLLPYFRHWPWFVLSLALALAGAYAYLLYKQPIYRIQASLMLQDEKRGTVDNTPLKELETYSPKKAVENELEVIHSSMLMDRVVTNLHLDTRYYRKASFGKREIYGDSPIWLLVESGKPELYKKMLEVSFPSSQSIQINNQTYPLNQRIQTPLGTMRVMTRKPISAETAPMLVQVMPQAAAVGLYLGNLKAEPTSKTSAVIHLTLEDPVPQKGEAILNSLINEYNQAAIADKSKVTANTLKFIENRLNMVSSELSSVERNVEQYKSTLGITDLSSQAQTMLQTAQQNDAQLNQVTIQLAALNDLQEFVNDKSDKRGSTPATVGLNDPALLGQIDKLSQLELKRKELIQTTSEENPNLQIIDNQIKDTKNNIEHNIKTMKSMLSRSQQQYVAQNQNLESVIRKIPKQERTLMDITRQQTIKNNLYTYLLQKREEMAVTFAATISDSRTIDAAKSSISPVKPVGIVIYALFGLVGLLVPTAAIAGKRAMNTRVMRRGDVEEVTQVPIMGEVMSKKHRDVLVVAPNNRSVIAEQIRAIRTNLNIDKHDSEESQVMLFTSSISGEGKSFLSLNLGASLALLRQPTVILEMDMRMPRLHQSFNIDNSIGLSNYLNGEATIGEILKPIPGYPNYFLIPSGPLPPDPSELLSGPAIKQLLQSLRQQFRYVIMDAPPVGVVTDAQIVAPYADSTLFVIRHGVTPLQSLKMLNTLYREQRFQNMSIILNAVGGSDASAYHFNHGYKNSYSYK; encoded by the coding sequence ATGGCATCCAAATCGGCACATTCGTACGCTAATTATCAGGTAGTCGAGTCGCAGGAGTCCCCCCTGCGTACCTACTTACTACCTTACTTCCGACACTGGCCGTGGTTCGTGCTGTCGCTAGCCCTGGCACTGGCAGGTGCTTATGCGTACCTGCTTTACAAGCAGCCTATTTACCGTATCCAGGCTAGTCTTATGCTTCAAGACGAAAAGCGGGGTACAGTAGATAATACGCCACTGAAAGAACTGGAAACGTACTCGCCCAAAAAGGCAGTTGAAAATGAACTGGAAGTAATCCATTCGTCAATGCTTATGGATCGGGTGGTGACAAACCTGCATCTGGATACCCGCTACTACCGAAAAGCGTCTTTCGGCAAACGGGAGATTTACGGCGATTCGCCAATTTGGTTACTCGTTGAATCAGGCAAACCCGAGCTCTACAAGAAGATGCTTGAGGTGTCTTTTCCGTCTAGCCAGTCTATTCAGATCAACAACCAGACTTACCCGCTAAACCAACGCATCCAGACACCGCTGGGCACTATGCGCGTTATGACCCGCAAGCCGATAAGCGCCGAAACGGCACCGATGCTGGTGCAGGTCATGCCACAAGCTGCGGCTGTTGGCTTGTACCTGGGTAATCTGAAGGCAGAACCAACGAGCAAAACATCTGCGGTTATTCATCTTACGCTCGAAGATCCCGTACCTCAGAAAGGGGAAGCCATTCTGAATAGCCTTATCAATGAATATAACCAGGCGGCCATTGCCGATAAAAGCAAAGTAACTGCTAATACGCTCAAGTTCATCGAGAACCGACTGAATATGGTGTCGAGCGAGCTGTCCTCGGTTGAGAGAAACGTAGAGCAGTATAAGTCTACACTGGGCATTACTGATCTTAGCTCACAAGCGCAGACAATGTTGCAAACCGCTCAACAGAACGACGCGCAGCTCAATCAGGTGACCATTCAATTGGCGGCACTCAACGATCTACAGGAGTTTGTCAACGATAAGTCTGATAAACGGGGTAGTACCCCCGCAACGGTTGGTTTGAATGATCCGGCCCTCTTGGGTCAGATCGACAAGCTGTCTCAGCTGGAGCTTAAGCGTAAGGAACTGATCCAAACAACGTCGGAGGAAAACCCAAACCTCCAGATTATTGACAACCAGATCAAGGATACGAAGAACAACATTGAGCATAACATCAAGACCATGAAGTCTATGCTCAGCCGTTCGCAACAGCAGTACGTCGCTCAAAACCAGAATCTGGAAAGTGTTATCCGGAAGATTCCAAAGCAAGAGCGTACCCTGATGGATATTACCCGTCAGCAAACCATCAAAAATAATCTGTACACGTACCTGTTGCAGAAGCGCGAAGAAATGGCGGTCACGTTTGCGGCTACAATATCGGATAGCCGTACTATTGATGCCGCCAAGAGTAGCATCAGCCCAGTTAAGCCAGTAGGTATTGTTATCTACGCCCTGTTTGGGTTAGTCGGTCTGCTGGTACCAACGGCAGCTATCGCCGGTAAACGTGCCATGAATACGCGGGTGATGCGTCGGGGCGATGTCGAGGAAGTTACGCAGGTACCCATCATGGGAGAGGTAATGAGCAAGAAGCACCGTGACGTGTTAGTGGTAGCACCAAACAATCGGTCGGTTATTGCCGAACAGATTCGGGCGATCCGTACGAACCTCAACATCGATAAACATGATTCGGAGGAAAGTCAGGTGATGCTGTTCACGTCCAGCATCAGTGGTGAAGGAAAATCCTTTCTGTCACTGAATCTAGGCGCCAGTCTCGCTTTGTTACGCCAGCCGACCGTCATTTTAGAAATGGACATGCGGATGCCTCGTCTGCACCAGTCATTCAACATTGACAACTCGATTGGGTTGAGCAACTACCTGAACGGAGAAGCGACTATAGGAGAAATCCTGAAACCCATTCCAGGTTATCCTAACTACTTCCTTATTCCGAGTGGTCCTCTACCACCAGATCCATCGGAACTATTGAGTGGTCCGGCCATTAAGCAATTATTGCAGTCGTTACGCCAACAGTTCCGCTATGTCATCATGGATGCTCCGCCAGTCGGCGTAGTGACTGACGCCCAAATCGTTGCTCCGTATGCCGATAGCACACTGTTCGTTATTCGTCATGGCGTAACGCCCTTACAAAGTTTGAAAATGCTGAATACGCTTTACCGCGAACAGCGCTTCCAAAACATGAGTATCATTCTGAATGCGGTAGGTGGTAGCGACGCAAGCGCATACCATTTTAATCATGGTTACAAAAATAGCTACTCGTACAAGTAG